From the genome of Oryza glaberrima chromosome 1, OglaRS2, whole genome shotgun sequence:
GATACGTTCTATGGGGTAGCGTGAGGGTGGTGACAAATAAAACATACCTTTTCATATCTTTTGCCTAATATTAGTCCACATGGTCAGTTGGTCATGGCAGTTTGCGAGTGAACTTTCTTTTAGATGGAGTTCAAATTTTGTGGTGTGTTTATTCTTGTGAATGCAGAATGCTTCTgtatagttttatgaaaaatGTGTTTCATGGGATTATCTAAAgtataatagttacatatactctctccgttttctAATAGATGACGCCTTTGACTTTTGTCAcgacgtttgaccatttgtcctATTCAAAAGCTTTATTGTGTTGTGACATGCTTTATCATTAAAGAAATTTTTAGTATGACTTACACGTTAGCATATTTTAACAGtaactttttgaataagacgaatggtcaagcaTTATTCTAAAAGTCAACagcggcgtcatctattaaaaaacagatgtAGTATTTTATTTACCCTTTTCCTTATTTATCAAATGTGTAATATATCAACTACTCGTATTTGTTCTCAAATGTTTTGTGGTGTAACATGATCACAAGCTGTTCTATTTATAAGCTATGTGACCTTTTTTCAGACATAATTCCCCCTTATTGCCTCTTTTAATTtgtggacatttttttttttactaaaacaGAACTACACCGTGGTGGATCTGAAAGGTACTCAAGTACAAGTGCGAAACAGATGGCGAAAGTCGGTGCTAGATTATCGTCTATGGTGCTACAATACATCTGACGCACGATATGAATTTGGTCACCCGTATCGAAGATGTTGTGCTCTCCCACCAAAAGGTCATTTCCTAGTGTACATGCACTACAAAGGGAAGTGGCTTTGTGCTCTAATTGAAGGTATTTCTGGATACCTCAATGGTTATATTACTAGAAGCACAGGGAAGATTGATGATCTTCGTATTAGGGAGAATGGATACCTGGGGGTCACAAAATCAGAATTCATTGAACATGCAAAAAAGCTGCCCTGGGATGGTGCATATGTGACTGCCCATCAAGCAAAATGTGGAGATAATGCTCTTCTTAAGTCATTTCTTATTCTTCATCGGTATGTTGATGGTCAAGCTCCTATGCCCTCAGATGATGAAGTAAGAGAAGCTGGTGAAGTTATGATCTTACACTTTCCAGAAGCCGCTAAGTCCGACAATCTCTTTCTTGATAAAATTCACAAGAACTTCAGGGCATCACCAGCACATGTTTTTGGGAAACGACAAATTGAAAAGGCAAGATCATGGAGTAAAACCTGTGGGGATGTTAAGTCAATTTtccaaggagatggtgcacaAAGTGAAATTGCAGAAAAAGGTAGAAGAGACCATGATGCCACAGAAAAAAGTTCTAAGAAAGATGTGacagaagcagaagcaaaggAGTTTCTTGAAGAGGTACGGCTTATCCACAGGACTTTTGATAAGGCAGAGAACCTATTTCTTCTAAAGGATATGCCTGTACATCTGTCCATAGATGGCCCAATAGATGTTGCATGGACTGAAAATGAGCTAAGAAGGAGTCGTGAACACGGTTTGGATGATCCTTCTTGGGGCTTTCTCACAGAACGATCCCCAAAATTTCCACCCACTAACAACAACGAACAAAATCAACCGACTCTGATTGAGAATGCTTACATGACATTCAGTGAATGTGATGAGTACTCCGGCTCACCAGACCATCAAGAAGAGATGAATGAAGAATCTGTGGATATAAGGTAAAACTACATACATATGTCACTTTTTTGCACATTCTTTTTGTCTACATTTGTTTCCTTGTAATCATGTACCTTTCACCTTACTGGAGGTTCTCTTCTGCTTTAGGTTACTTCTGCAAGAGCTGGTGTACCATTCTTTTGCCAAACAGCCTCTGAATTTGAGGAAATGTGAGATCACTTGTACAATTGGATTGAGCTTTATACTTCTCTTTATATCCCTTTTGATTCATGTAGTACTAATTCAATTTAGCAATTGTTTGTCTTGTTGTACAAAGACATAAATATACAATATATACCTCTGTATACGTCTTGAATGACACTTCACCGTTAACATTTCTCCATCTTAATCATGACTTCTTGTTTATGCTGAACTAACCCTCATATTCTCCTGTGACTATTTTCTGGTGTTGGTGCTAGGAGAATCATACCCGTGTTTGAATCTTCGAAAAAAGATGTGCTGTCGTCCTTTCAACTTGACCCAGAACTTACAGAACCTCATCGACTTATAAAACATGTAAGTTACCTGAATAAATGTATTCTTACCATGGAAGGAAGTGATACCAGCCATTCTATTGATTCCACCATTTCTAGTGCAGCTGCATAAGATTGATTATTTTATCAAGCTTCTGTACTATATTGCTATTTTCTGATGTTCCTCTTTCTCTTTGTGTGTGTGCGTGCTTCTatttgggggtggggggggggggggggggggcaacaGGAGAAATTGGAGCTCTATTTGCAAGACAATCCTTTGTGCAGTGATGTAGACAGTACACTTGACTCTAAAATGGCTGGTGCGCACTACTTTTCTCTATCTTCTATCTCTAGTAAAGTAATACAATAGCATTTCCTTTTGGAAGCATGAACCAATCAAGTGATGACTTCAGAGATTTTATAGAGACCGAACAACTTTTTTCATCAGTCATGTTTTCCTATTTGTTCCCTTTTGTTATTCCTACATAGTTATAGCCTTTATTTGAGTATAGTTGTTCCACAGAATTTCCATTTTTGACAGATACATTAATGTTGAACCTTTCAAAGGTACTGCAAATGGTTATGTTGTTATCACCAATGTTCTACCTGTGCTTTATTTCACTCCGTTTAGCAAATCTCGTGATCATTGCAGCAATTAAGGCTGCAATAGAAGGTGCTGAAGGACAGGACACCGCACATAAGGAGTTTGCCAAATGTCACATCATGGGAAATCACAAGAGGCCATTGTTACTATCGAGTGAATCCAGAAAGGCATGTCCTCTAACCTTTTCCTTTAGAGCAAGCAAACAATTCTACTAGCTCAAACAGATACATTGACCTACCAATCTTTGGAACAGAATGTGAATTCCATttcactaattatttttttttcttagcttATCGCATACCATGAAAGTGGGCATGCTATTGTTGCACTCCACACTCAGGGTGCTCATCCCATACACCAAGCAACTGTACTTCCACATGGTCTTTCTCTTGGAATGGTC
Proteins encoded in this window:
- the LOC127760242 gene encoding uncharacterized protein LOC127760242; translated protein: MEQGRGKGMLVGGSSSSGGGGGGRVEEGRVAREKARIPYTIPPPLDRPSPNYTVVDLKGTQVQVRNRWRKSVLDYRLWCYNTSDARYEFGHPYRRCCALPPKGHFLVYMHYKGKWLCALIEGISGYLNGYITRSTGKIDDLRIRENGYLGVTKSEFIEHAKKLPWDGAYVTAHQAKCGDNALLKSFLILHRYVDGQAPMPSDDEVREAGEVMILHFPEAAKSDNLFLDKIHKNFRASPAHVFGKRQIEKARSWSKTCGDVKSIFQGDGAQSEIAEKGRRDHDATEKSSKKDVTEAEAKEFLEEVRLIHRTFDKAENLFLLKDMPVHLSIDGPIDVAWTENELRRSREHGLDDPSWGFLTERSPKFPPTNNNEQNQPTLIENAYMTFSECDEYSGSPDHQEEMNEESVDIKVTSARAGVPFFCQTASEFEEMRIIPVFESSKKDVLSSFQLDPELTEPHRLIKHEKLELYLQDNPLCSDVDSTLDSKMAAIKAAIEGAEGQDTAHKEFAKCHIMGNHKRPLLLSSESRKLIAYHESGHAIVALHTQGAHPIHQATVLPHGLSLGMVTQVASPGNTSISKQKILARIDVCFGGAVAEELLFGEHTVTAGAKNDLFTAKELAQKLVLYCQTSDTVDRMHLEKWPSVQMQATINAEVLKLLGESRERVKRLLKKHEMKLQAVANALLEKEILNADEIIKVVQPYKREPQITFQDKELAVNWS